In the genome of Thermococcus celericrescens, one region contains:
- a CDS encoding prolyl oligopeptidase family serine peptidase: MDDPYIWMENLQDERVLGLVEEENKRFRELIGGLSDELFSEVWEYYSMPTLYGAKLTEKGIIAMFKEKDRQVIRWLDGKIILDSKALEEELSDEVLLQGFTADNAGKRLAYSFSIGGADEGITRIIDLETGELIDEIKPSVWNVTFLENGYYFGRFYRHDETPDGVKAPAVRLFWKDGSGEKMVFGKGLGSGYFVRLRKSTDGKWAMVTVTFGWNKADIYIGPVEEPRKWQKVYSAEVPAEPIDVINGRLYVLTREGTGRGKVVAVEGESVTEVIPEDEFPLEWAIVVDGKILAGRLVHASHRLEVYSLDGEKLEEIAFDLLGSAYPMDTDGKKALIRYESFTVPYRLYEFDGGLSLLDGKEVGGEFTVSEDFATSNDGTRIHYFLVKGKGDEKKAWVFGYGGFNISLTPHFFPQAIPFINRGGTFVMANLRGGSEYGEEWHRAGMRENKQNVFDDFIAVLGKLKAEGYKVAAWGRSNGGLLVSATLTQRPDVMDAALIGYPVIDMMRFHKLYIGSVWVPEYGNPDDPKDREFLLKYSPYHNVDPEKSYPPTLLYTGLHDDRVHPAHALKFFMKLKEMDAPVYLRVETKSGHMGASPETRARELTDLLAFVVKTLS; the protein is encoded by the coding sequence ATGGATGACCCGTACATCTGGATGGAGAACCTGCAGGACGAGCGTGTTCTGGGACTAGTTGAAGAAGAAAACAAGCGCTTTAGGGAGCTCATCGGCGGACTCAGCGACGAGCTCTTCTCGGAGGTCTGGGAGTACTACTCGATGCCGACCCTCTACGGGGCGAAGCTAACCGAAAAAGGCATCATTGCGATGTTCAAGGAGAAAGACAGACAAGTTATCCGATGGCTGGATGGGAAGATTATCCTTGATTCTAAGGCCCTCGAAGAAGAACTCAGCGATGAGGTTCTTCTCCAGGGATTCACAGCAGACAATGCCGGGAAGAGGCTCGCCTACAGTTTCTCCATCGGCGGCGCTGACGAAGGAATAACACGAATCATAGACCTTGAAACTGGAGAGCTCATCGACGAGATAAAGCCCTCGGTCTGGAACGTTACCTTCCTGGAAAACGGCTACTACTTCGGTAGGTTCTACCGCCACGACGAGACACCCGACGGTGTTAAAGCGCCCGCGGTGAGGCTTTTCTGGAAGGATGGGAGCGGAGAGAAGATGGTCTTCGGAAAGGGCCTCGGCTCCGGATACTTCGTCCGGCTGAGGAAAAGCACCGACGGAAAGTGGGCGATGGTGACGGTGACATTTGGCTGGAACAAGGCGGATATCTACATCGGTCCCGTTGAAGAACCAAGAAAATGGCAGAAAGTCTACTCTGCCGAAGTGCCTGCCGAGCCTATAGACGTCATCAACGGCAGGCTCTATGTTCTCACTAGGGAAGGAACTGGCCGTGGAAAGGTGGTCGCGGTAGAGGGCGAGAGCGTCACTGAAGTTATTCCAGAGGATGAGTTCCCCCTTGAATGGGCGATTGTCGTTGACGGCAAAATCCTCGCCGGCAGGCTCGTCCACGCGAGCCACAGGCTGGAGGTCTATTCTCTGGACGGTGAAAAGCTTGAGGAGATAGCCTTTGACCTCCTGGGAAGCGCCTACCCGATGGACACCGATGGAAAGAAAGCACTCATAAGGTATGAGAGCTTCACCGTTCCGTACAGGCTCTACGAGTTCGACGGTGGGCTTAGCCTCCTCGATGGAAAGGAAGTTGGGGGTGAGTTCACCGTAAGTGAAGACTTCGCCACCTCAAATGATGGCACGAGGATACACTACTTCCTCGTGAAGGGCAAGGGGGACGAGAAGAAGGCTTGGGTCTTCGGCTACGGCGGCTTCAACATTTCACTGACGCCCCACTTCTTCCCGCAGGCGATTCCGTTCATAAACCGCGGCGGAACCTTCGTGATGGCCAACCTCCGCGGCGGTTCCGAGTACGGCGAGGAGTGGCACAGGGCAGGAATGAGAGAAAACAAACAGAACGTCTTCGACGACTTCATAGCCGTTCTCGGTAAGCTCAAGGCCGAGGGCTACAAGGTCGCCGCCTGGGGCAGGAGCAACGGTGGACTTTTGGTTTCTGCCACACTCACCCAGCGGCCGGACGTCATGGACGCGGCGCTGATAGGCTATCCTGTCATAGACATGATGCGCTTCCACAAGCTCTACATTGGCAGCGTGTGGGTTCCCGAGTACGGCAACCCCGACGACCCGAAGGACAGGGAGTTTCTGCTGAAGTACAGCCCTTACCACAACGTTGACCCTGAAAAGAGCTATCCTCCGACGCTCCTCTACACGGGGCTCCACGACGACCGCGTTCATCCCGCACACGCCCTCAAGTTCTTCATGAAGCTGAAGGAAATGGACGCGCCCGTTTACCTCCGCGTGGAGACCAAGAGCGGCCACATGGGTGCTTCACCCGAAACGAGGGCGAGGGAGCTGACGGATTTGCTCGCGTTCGTGGTGAAAACCCTTTCTTAA
- a CDS encoding adenylosuccinate synthetase, which yields MPSYIVVGGQWGDEGKGSVIAYLALNDEPEVIARGGVGTNAGHSVFINGKKYAVRQLPTAFIQTKARLLVGAGVLVDPGVFFHELEHLKDFNVAERVGIDYRCSIIEDEHKKLDRSNSHLHDTIGTTGSGCGPANADRVMRRARLAKEVSELEPYLTDVAAEVNDALDEGKLVLVEGTQGFGLSLYYGTYPYVTSKDTTASAIASDVGIGPTRVDDVIVVFKSFPTRVGEGPFPTEMSQEEAEKLGLVEYGTVTGRRRRVGWFDFEFARYSAKLNGATMLALTMLDKYDKDAFGVTDYDKLPRRAREFVEEIEERVGVPVGLIKTGPELEHIIDRRESI from the coding sequence ATGCCGAGCTACATCGTTGTTGGCGGTCAATGGGGAGACGAGGGCAAGGGCTCTGTTATAGCTTACCTTGCCCTAAATGACGAGCCTGAGGTCATAGCGCGCGGCGGCGTTGGGACGAACGCGGGCCACAGTGTTTTTATCAACGGTAAGAAGTACGCGGTCAGGCAGCTTCCAACGGCGTTCATCCAGACGAAGGCCAGGCTTCTCGTGGGTGCGGGTGTTCTAGTTGATCCCGGGGTGTTCTTCCACGAGCTTGAGCACCTCAAGGACTTCAACGTTGCCGAGAGGGTTGGCATCGACTACCGCTGTTCCATAATCGAGGACGAGCACAAGAAGCTCGACAGGAGCAACAGCCACCTTCACGACACGATAGGAACCACCGGAAGCGGCTGCGGGCCGGCAAACGCCGACAGGGTCATGAGGCGGGCGAGGCTTGCAAAGGAAGTCTCAGAGCTTGAGCCATACCTGACGGATGTCGCCGCGGAAGTGAACGACGCCCTGGACGAAGGGAAGCTCGTACTCGTCGAGGGGACACAGGGCTTTGGGCTGAGCCTCTACTACGGAACCTACCCCTACGTGACCTCGAAGGACACGACCGCTTCGGCCATAGCGAGCGACGTGGGAATAGGCCCGACGAGGGTTGACGACGTCATAGTCGTCTTCAAGAGCTTCCCGACGAGGGTTGGGGAGGGGCCGTTCCCGACCGAGATGAGCCAGGAGGAGGCGGAGAAGCTGGGTCTCGTTGAGTACGGGACCGTCACAGGGAGGCGGAGGAGGGTCGGCTGGTTTGACTTCGAGTTCGCCCGCTACTCCGCGAAGCTCAACGGCGCGACGATGCTCGCCCTGACGATGCTGGACAAGTACGACAAGGATGCCTTCGGCGTCACAGACTACGACAAGCTTCCCAGGAGGGCCAGGGAGTTCGTTGAGGAAATCGAGGAGCGCGTCGGTGTTCCCGTTGGACTCATCAAGACGGGGCCTGAGCTGGAACACATAATAGACAGAAGGGAAAGCATCTAG
- a CDS encoding alpha/beta hydrolase → MDVYKVSFGEPRLGWVVLVHGLGEHSGRYGRLIGELNDAGFAVYTFDWPGHGKSPGKRGHTSVEEAMEIIDGIIDKIGEKPFLFGHSLGGLAVIRYAEMRPEKIRGVVASSPALAKSPETPDFMVALAKFLGKIAPGIVLSNGLKPELLSRNPEVVKRYVEDPLIHDRISAKLGRSIFENMELAHRDAGRIKVPVLLIIGTGDVITPPKGSRRLLEELTVEDKAIKEFEGAYHEIFEDPEWADELHRTVVEWMVRHTG, encoded by the coding sequence ATGGATGTCTATAAAGTCAGCTTCGGCGAACCTAGACTTGGATGGGTCGTTCTTGTCCACGGCCTGGGTGAGCACAGCGGGAGATATGGGAGACTAATTGGGGAACTCAACGATGCCGGCTTTGCCGTCTACACCTTCGACTGGCCCGGCCACGGTAAGAGCCCCGGCAAGAGGGGACATACAAGCGTTGAGGAAGCAATGGAGATAATCGACGGCATTATAGATAAAATCGGTGAAAAACCATTCCTCTTCGGCCACAGCCTCGGCGGACTGGCAGTAATCCGCTACGCAGAGATGAGGCCTGAGAAGATACGGGGCGTGGTGGCATCCTCACCGGCACTCGCCAAGAGCCCCGAAACGCCAGATTTCATGGTGGCCCTCGCGAAGTTCCTCGGGAAAATCGCTCCAGGAATCGTTCTTTCCAACGGGCTGAAGCCGGAGCTGCTTTCCAGGAACCCCGAGGTGGTGAAGCGCTACGTCGAAGATCCACTCATCCACGACAGGATTTCCGCAAAGCTCGGAAGGAGCATCTTCGAGAACATGGAGCTGGCCCACAGGGATGCAGGGAGGATAAAGGTTCCCGTGCTGCTAATCATCGGCACCGGGGATGTAATAACACCGCCCAAGGGGTCAAGGAGGCTCCTGGAAGAGCTCACAGTTGAGGACAAGGCAATTAAGGAGTTCGAAGGGGCCTACCACGAGATATTTGAGGACCCTGAATGGGCGGATGAACTCCACCGAACGGTGGTTGAGTGGATGGTGAGGCACACAGGGTGA